In Rosa chinensis cultivar Old Blush chromosome 1, RchiOBHm-V2, whole genome shotgun sequence, a genomic segment contains:
- the LOC112191906 gene encoding DUF724 domain-containing protein 3 isoform X1 — translation MKSPKEEISCPPCEYFSRGAKVEVRDEQGAWFPAHVLDPNPNQSPFSLRNRNRKQKLLVVEYETLVSDDDPSKPLTEEIEVGMLRPSPPAEEEEEGFEANDVVDAFNLDAWWPGVVMSVVGDKYTVGFKSPPDLLELGRGELRRHWDWCGGEWTRAGKEMMMRLDFSPGEDVEVNLHRERVWYAWIPAIYVGPLGGNSFLVRYKGANNGHENGFVKVVSDYQIRPLPPQQEERAFELLGMVDAYLDMCWWVGDITKVLTGERYVVTLRFTKQEKEFRSSDLRHHSEWIGSKWVSDPKALENSIVNEERLRYARSNYRKSEEKTPCHTKSQMKQLTCLVKKSPYGNTIKKLKLSELSIDGATFSSSTPSKKLKGKRSEDSLSLSALFGRAKSVKTSNRKGPFEDGEKSEQQLVGQLDGEVTTPVKRRVGQRKSQADSPSPGVRQGTKARRPKLHVSVKKRSGIDKAYEQNLEDEHVINGIESSGIGSENEIMGGSKAGSSCLLPMEDNQQHNEDGASSGIKLKRKLPMLVVEHSKDPTTGSGDSVRDGRAVASVEKVKLAVSGIPAKKLDHDQSLFIKEGNSVKTVEGSISGRKIETGVKGDVAQQDSPNLPFVKSIPLWENIESMEVFKRFPQKPHFHPVLKSKEVFREGSAFGKMLAFRTLVDWTSKIRIGDPRNVIDSNLEATVELELHGFDVDAIKCRLTGLLDLKAKLEELQNQSKVVETKITACRQNTIKDTETICRIDKEIKDLEANIKGLKKKRAMAVSMCSAKDSELSKLQSEAKVISEGIQSIQHGFDILAAAPL, via the exons ATGAAGAGCCCGAAGGAGGAGATCAGTTGTCCCCCATGTGAGTATTTCAGCCGCGGCGCGAAAGTCGAGGTGCGCGACGAGCAAGGTGCGTGGTTTCCTGCTCATGTCCTGGACCCAAATCCAAACCAGTCCCCATTCTCGCTTCGGAATCGGAATCGGAAGCAGAAGTTGCTGGTGGTAGAGTATGAAACTCTCGTCTCCGACGACGACCCTTCGAAGCCGCTGACGGAGGAAATCGAGGTGGGTATGCTCCGGCCGTCGCCGCctgcggaggaggaggaggaggggtttGAGGCAAACGACGTCGTTGATGCGTTTAATTTGGACGCGTGGTGGCCCGGGGTGGTGATGAGTGTTGTGGGGGACAAGTACACGGTGGGGTTTAAGAGCCCGCCGGATTTGCTGGAGCTTGGGCGCGGCGAGCTGCGGCGCCATTGGGATTGGTGCGGCGGCGAGTGGACTCGCGCCGGCAAGGAG ATGATGATGCGATTGGATTTCAGCCCTGGGGAAGATGTTGAAGTGAACCTACACAGAGAACGTGTATGGTATGCTTGGATACCGGCAATTTATGTTGGTCCATTAGGGGGCAATTCTTTCCTGGTCCGTTATAAGGGTGCGAATAATGGTcatgaaaatggttttgttaaaGTTGTATCGGACTATCAGATTCGACCTCTTCCTCCGCAGCAAGAGGAAAGAGCTTTTGAATTGTTGGGAATGGTGGATGCATACCTAGATATGTGTTGGTGGGTTGGAgacattacaaaagttcttacAGGGGAAAGGTATGTTGTCACATTAAGATTCACAAAGCAGGAGAAGGAATTCAGATCGTCAGACCTGAGGCACCACTCAGAATGGATTGGTAGCAAATGGGTGTCTGACCCTAAG GCACTTGAAAATTCTATTGTCAATGAAGAACGATTAAGATATGCAAGAAGCAATTACAGAAAATCCGAAGAAAAAACACCTTGTCATACTAAGTCTCAAATGAAGCAGTTGACTTGTCTTGTGAAGAAATCACCTTACGGAAATACCATTAAGAAACTCAAATTATCTGAGCTTTCTATTGATGGTGCAACATTTTCAAGTTCAACTCCTTCAAAGAAGTTAAAAGGGAAACGCTCAGAAGACTCCTTATCTCTGTCAGCATTATTTGGCAGGGCAAAATCAGTTAAAACATCCAACAGAAAAGGGCCTTTTGAAGATGGAGAG AAGTCCGAGCAACAACTTGTCGGGCAACTGGATGGTGAAGTAACCACTCCCGTAAAAAGAAGGGTTGGACAACGAAAATCACAAGCTGATAGCCCTTCCCCTGGTGTTAGACAGGGTACAAAGGCTAGACGACCAAAATTGCATG TTTCAGTCAAGAAGAGAAGTGGAATTGACAAAGCATATGAACAAAATCTTGAAGATGAGCATGTAATTAACGGAATTGAATCTTCTGGGATCGGTTCGGAGAATGAAATAATGGGGGGATCAAAGGCTGGAAGCTCATGTCTGCTCCCTATGGAG GATAACCAACAACATAATGAAGATGGAGCAAGCAGTGGAATAAAACTGAAGAGAAAACTGCCTATGTTAGTTGTTGAACACTCAAAAGATCCAACAACAG GTTCTGGAGATTCGGTGAGAGATGGCCGAGCTGTAGCTTCTGTAGAGAAAGTTAAGCTGGCTGTGTCTGGAATTCCTGCAAAGAAACTTGATCATGATCAATCTTTATTCATAAAGGAAGGGAATTCTGTAAAAACCGTGGAGGGATCAA TAAGtggaagaaaaattgaaactgGAGTCAAAGGTGATGTGGCGCAACAAGACAGTCCAAATTTGCCTTTTGTGAAAAGTATCCCACTTTGGGAAAATATTGAATCCATGGAAGTATTCAAAAGATTTCCACAGAAGCCGCATTTTCATCCTGTACTGAAATCTAAAGAGGTGTTTCGTGAGGGATCGGCTTTTGGAAAAATGTTAGCCTTTCGCACTTTGGTAGACTGGACCTCCAAGATACGGATTGGTGATCCTAGAAACGTCATTGATAGCAACTTGGAAGCGACAGTTGAATTGGAACTGCACGGCTTTGATGTTGATGCCATTAAGTGTCGTCTGACTGGATTGCTAGACCTGAAAGCCAAGCTGGAGGAGCTTCAAAACCAGTCCAAAGTAGTTGAAACCAAGATCACGGCGTGTAGACAAAACACAATCAAGGACACTGAAACTATCTGTAGAATTGACAAGGAGATCAAGGACTTAGAAGCAAACATCAAGGGCTTGAAGAAAAAACGGGCCATGGCTGTGTCAATGTGTTCGGCCAAAGATTCCGAGCTTAGCAAGTTGCAGTCAGAAGCAAAAGTTATCAGTGAAGGCATTCAGAGCATCCAACATGGTTTCGACATACTAGCTGCTGCTCCATTGTGA
- the LOC112191906 gene encoding DUF724 domain-containing protein 7 isoform X2, translating to MKSPKEEISCPPCEYFSRGAKVEVRDEQGAWFPAHVLDPNPNQSPFSLRNRNRKQKLLVVEYETLVSDDDPSKPLTEEIEVGMLRPSPPAEEEEEGFEANDVVDAFNLDAWWPGVVMSVVGDKYTVGFKSPPDLLELGRGELRRHWDWCGGEWTRAGKEMMMRLDFSPGEDVEVNLHRERVWYAWIPAIYVGPLGGNSFLVRYKGANNGHENGFVKVVSDYQIRPLPPQQEERAFELLGMVDAYLDMCWWVGDITKVLTGERYVVTLRFTKQEKEFRSSDLRHHSEWIGSKWVSDPKALENSIVNEERLRYARSNYRKSEEKTPCHTKSQMKQLTCLVKKSPYGNTIKKLKLSELSIDGATFSSSTPSKKLKGKRSEDSLSLSALFGRAKSVKTSNRKGPFEDGEKSEQQLVGQLDGEVTTPVKRRVGQRKSQADSPSPGVRQGTKARRPKLHVKKRSGIDKAYEQNLEDEHVINGIESSGIGSENEIMGGSKAGSSCLLPMEDNQQHNEDGASSGIKLKRKLPMLVVEHSKDPTTGSGDSVRDGRAVASVEKVKLAVSGIPAKKLDHDQSLFIKEGNSVKTVEGSISGRKIETGVKGDVAQQDSPNLPFVKSIPLWENIESMEVFKRFPQKPHFHPVLKSKEVFREGSAFGKMLAFRTLVDWTSKIRIGDPRNVIDSNLEATVELELHGFDVDAIKCRLTGLLDLKAKLEELQNQSKVVETKITACRQNTIKDTETICRIDKEIKDLEANIKGLKKKRAMAVSMCSAKDSELSKLQSEAKVISEGIQSIQHGFDILAAAPL from the exons ATGAAGAGCCCGAAGGAGGAGATCAGTTGTCCCCCATGTGAGTATTTCAGCCGCGGCGCGAAAGTCGAGGTGCGCGACGAGCAAGGTGCGTGGTTTCCTGCTCATGTCCTGGACCCAAATCCAAACCAGTCCCCATTCTCGCTTCGGAATCGGAATCGGAAGCAGAAGTTGCTGGTGGTAGAGTATGAAACTCTCGTCTCCGACGACGACCCTTCGAAGCCGCTGACGGAGGAAATCGAGGTGGGTATGCTCCGGCCGTCGCCGCctgcggaggaggaggaggaggggtttGAGGCAAACGACGTCGTTGATGCGTTTAATTTGGACGCGTGGTGGCCCGGGGTGGTGATGAGTGTTGTGGGGGACAAGTACACGGTGGGGTTTAAGAGCCCGCCGGATTTGCTGGAGCTTGGGCGCGGCGAGCTGCGGCGCCATTGGGATTGGTGCGGCGGCGAGTGGACTCGCGCCGGCAAGGAG ATGATGATGCGATTGGATTTCAGCCCTGGGGAAGATGTTGAAGTGAACCTACACAGAGAACGTGTATGGTATGCTTGGATACCGGCAATTTATGTTGGTCCATTAGGGGGCAATTCTTTCCTGGTCCGTTATAAGGGTGCGAATAATGGTcatgaaaatggttttgttaaaGTTGTATCGGACTATCAGATTCGACCTCTTCCTCCGCAGCAAGAGGAAAGAGCTTTTGAATTGTTGGGAATGGTGGATGCATACCTAGATATGTGTTGGTGGGTTGGAgacattacaaaagttcttacAGGGGAAAGGTATGTTGTCACATTAAGATTCACAAAGCAGGAGAAGGAATTCAGATCGTCAGACCTGAGGCACCACTCAGAATGGATTGGTAGCAAATGGGTGTCTGACCCTAAG GCACTTGAAAATTCTATTGTCAATGAAGAACGATTAAGATATGCAAGAAGCAATTACAGAAAATCCGAAGAAAAAACACCTTGTCATACTAAGTCTCAAATGAAGCAGTTGACTTGTCTTGTGAAGAAATCACCTTACGGAAATACCATTAAGAAACTCAAATTATCTGAGCTTTCTATTGATGGTGCAACATTTTCAAGTTCAACTCCTTCAAAGAAGTTAAAAGGGAAACGCTCAGAAGACTCCTTATCTCTGTCAGCATTATTTGGCAGGGCAAAATCAGTTAAAACATCCAACAGAAAAGGGCCTTTTGAAGATGGAGAG AAGTCCGAGCAACAACTTGTCGGGCAACTGGATGGTGAAGTAACCACTCCCGTAAAAAGAAGGGTTGGACAACGAAAATCACAAGCTGATAGCCCTTCCCCTGGTGTTAGACAGGGTACAAAGGCTAGACGACCAAAATTGCATG TCAAGAAGAGAAGTGGAATTGACAAAGCATATGAACAAAATCTTGAAGATGAGCATGTAATTAACGGAATTGAATCTTCTGGGATCGGTTCGGAGAATGAAATAATGGGGGGATCAAAGGCTGGAAGCTCATGTCTGCTCCCTATGGAG GATAACCAACAACATAATGAAGATGGAGCAAGCAGTGGAATAAAACTGAAGAGAAAACTGCCTATGTTAGTTGTTGAACACTCAAAAGATCCAACAACAG GTTCTGGAGATTCGGTGAGAGATGGCCGAGCTGTAGCTTCTGTAGAGAAAGTTAAGCTGGCTGTGTCTGGAATTCCTGCAAAGAAACTTGATCATGATCAATCTTTATTCATAAAGGAAGGGAATTCTGTAAAAACCGTGGAGGGATCAA TAAGtggaagaaaaattgaaactgGAGTCAAAGGTGATGTGGCGCAACAAGACAGTCCAAATTTGCCTTTTGTGAAAAGTATCCCACTTTGGGAAAATATTGAATCCATGGAAGTATTCAAAAGATTTCCACAGAAGCCGCATTTTCATCCTGTACTGAAATCTAAAGAGGTGTTTCGTGAGGGATCGGCTTTTGGAAAAATGTTAGCCTTTCGCACTTTGGTAGACTGGACCTCCAAGATACGGATTGGTGATCCTAGAAACGTCATTGATAGCAACTTGGAAGCGACAGTTGAATTGGAACTGCACGGCTTTGATGTTGATGCCATTAAGTGTCGTCTGACTGGATTGCTAGACCTGAAAGCCAAGCTGGAGGAGCTTCAAAACCAGTCCAAAGTAGTTGAAACCAAGATCACGGCGTGTAGACAAAACACAATCAAGGACACTGAAACTATCTGTAGAATTGACAAGGAGATCAAGGACTTAGAAGCAAACATCAAGGGCTTGAAGAAAAAACGGGCCATGGCTGTGTCAATGTGTTCGGCCAAAGATTCCGAGCTTAGCAAGTTGCAGTCAGAAGCAAAAGTTATCAGTGAAGGCATTCAGAGCATCCAACATGGTTTCGACATACTAGCTGCTGCTCCATTGTGA